One Georgenia wutianyii DNA segment encodes these proteins:
- a CDS encoding class I SAM-dependent RNA methyltransferase, protein MTDVLTGVTIGSPAHGGHCVARVDGRVVFVRHTAPGEVVDVRLTEAGEGRKFWRGDAVAVHEASPDRVPSRWPEAGPGGVGGAELAHLTLPAQRRWKAEVVRDTLRRIGHVELEQPLEVHALGEDDARDGLATRTRIDLVVDDAGRAGMFRHRSHDVVALGEMPLAVPAITELDLFAPGRWQGVPAGTRLDVVAPSDGPAVVLADGRQLDLDHPGRAFRREERQARAGRPDRGRRPRGQEAPAQRVAVREQVSSAVGDLSYRVDATGFWQVHRDAPATLVAAVLDALRPEPGARVVDLYSGAGLFTLPLARAVGERGRVDAVEVNQRAVKDARRNLHADPQAVLHVSGVTATVIEGLGAKGSVDGIVLDPPRSGAGAPVMNALTELRPRRLVYVACDPAALARDLRTALDGGYELVALDAYDLFPHTHHVECVAVLEPR, encoded by the coding sequence ATGACCGACGTCCTCACCGGGGTGACCATCGGGTCACCCGCCCACGGCGGGCACTGCGTCGCCCGCGTCGACGGCCGGGTGGTCTTCGTGCGCCACACCGCGCCGGGCGAGGTCGTCGACGTGCGCCTCACCGAGGCGGGGGAGGGCCGCAAGTTCTGGCGCGGGGACGCCGTCGCCGTCCACGAGGCCTCCCCGGACCGCGTGCCCAGCCGCTGGCCCGAGGCCGGTCCCGGCGGGGTCGGCGGCGCCGAGCTCGCCCACCTCACGCTGCCCGCGCAGCGCCGGTGGAAGGCCGAGGTGGTGCGCGACACGCTGCGCCGCATCGGGCACGTCGAGCTCGAGCAGCCGCTCGAGGTCCACGCGCTCGGCGAGGACGACGCCCGCGACGGCCTGGCCACCCGCACCCGCATCGACCTCGTCGTCGACGACGCCGGCCGGGCGGGCATGTTCCGCCACCGCAGCCACGACGTCGTCGCGCTGGGCGAGATGCCGCTCGCCGTCCCCGCGATCACCGAGCTCGACCTCTTCGCGCCCGGCCGCTGGCAGGGCGTCCCGGCCGGCACCCGGCTCGACGTCGTCGCCCCCAGCGACGGCCCGGCCGTCGTCCTCGCCGACGGTCGGCAGCTCGACCTCGACCACCCCGGCCGCGCGTTCCGGCGCGAGGAGCGTCAGGCGCGTGCCGGCCGGCCCGACCGCGGGCGCCGCCCCCGTGGGCAGGAGGCACCCGCGCAGCGGGTGGCCGTGCGCGAGCAGGTGTCCTCGGCCGTCGGCGACCTGTCCTACCGGGTGGACGCCACAGGGTTCTGGCAGGTGCACCGCGACGCGCCGGCCACGCTCGTCGCCGCAGTCCTCGACGCGCTGCGCCCCGAGCCCGGCGCGCGGGTCGTCGACCTCTACTCCGGCGCGGGTCTGTTCACCCTCCCGCTCGCGCGGGCCGTCGGGGAGCGCGGACGGGTGGACGCCGTCGAGGTCAACCAGCGTGCCGTCAAGGACGCCCGCCGCAACCTCCACGCCGACCCTCAGGCCGTCCTCCACGTCTCCGGCGTCACCGCCACCGTCATCGAGGGCCTGGGCGCGAAGGGCTCGGTCGACGGCATCGTCCTCGACCCGCCGCGGTCAGGGGCGGGGGCGCCGGTGATGAACGCACTCACCGAGCTGCGGCCGCGGCGGCTCGTCTACGTCGCGTGCGATCCCGCCGCGCTCGCCCGGGACCTGCGCACCGCCCTCGACGGTGGGTACGAGCTCGTCGCGCTCGACGCCTACGACCTCTTCCCGCACACCCACCACGTCGAGTGCGTGGCCGTGCTCGAGCCGCGCTGA
- a CDS encoding potassium channel family protein has protein sequence MHFVIMGCGRVGASLATQLEEQGHSVAVLDQNPDAFRRLPEDFSGQRVTGLGFDRDALSQTGIEDAHGFAAVSNGDNSNILAARVARETFGVEHVVARIYDQRRAEVYERLGIPTVATVRWTADQMLRRLLPTGGVADFRDRSGQVALVQVDVHHGWVGRPVTALEAASGARAAYLTRRGSAFLPDVRTVLQDGDVLHVLARTDAVERAGRIAGSPPPEED, from the coding sequence GTGCACTTCGTGATCATGGGCTGCGGACGGGTGGGCGCCTCGCTCGCCACGCAGCTGGAGGAGCAGGGCCACTCCGTGGCGGTCCTCGACCAGAACCCCGACGCCTTCCGACGCCTGCCGGAGGACTTCTCCGGGCAGCGGGTGACCGGTCTGGGCTTCGACCGGGACGCGCTGTCCCAGACCGGCATCGAGGACGCCCACGGCTTCGCCGCGGTCTCCAACGGGGACAACTCCAACATCCTGGCCGCCCGGGTGGCGCGGGAGACGTTCGGCGTCGAGCACGTCGTCGCGCGGATCTACGACCAGCGCCGCGCCGAGGTCTACGAGCGGCTCGGGATCCCGACCGTCGCGACCGTCCGGTGGACCGCCGACCAGATGCTCCGCCGACTGCTGCCCACCGGCGGCGTCGCCGACTTCCGGGACCGCTCGGGCCAGGTCGCCCTCGTCCAGGTCGACGTCCACCACGGCTGGGTGGGCCGGCCGGTGACCGCGCTCGAGGCGGCCTCGGGCGCCCGCGCCGCCTACCTCACCCGCCGCGGCTCGGCGTTCCTGCCGGACGTCCGCACCGTCCTGCAGGACGGCGACGTGCTCCACGTCCTGGCCCGCACCGACGCCGTCGAGCGGGCCGGCCGGATCGCCGGCAGCCCGCCACCCGAGGAGGACTGA
- a CDS encoding potassium channel family protein has product MRVVIAGAGSVGRSIARELLAHGHTVTLVDKQPAAMRIASVADAEWQLADACEISSLAAAGVGECDVVVAATGDDKANLVVSLLSRTEFGVPRVVARVNNPKNEWLFDSAWGVDVQVSTPRIMTALVEEAVTVGDLVRIFSFQGSGTSLHEVTLAAESPVAGRTVRDVVWGPGCFLSAIIRGGEPLPPDPDEQLVAGDRLVLVLSERADQASLQALVAPAPAAR; this is encoded by the coding sequence ATGCGCGTCGTCATCGCCGGCGCCGGGAGCGTCGGACGCTCGATCGCCCGCGAGCTGCTCGCCCACGGCCACACGGTCACGCTCGTCGACAAGCAGCCGGCCGCCATGCGCATCGCCTCGGTCGCCGACGCGGAGTGGCAGCTCGCCGACGCCTGCGAGATCTCCAGCCTCGCCGCGGCCGGGGTCGGTGAGTGCGACGTCGTCGTCGCGGCCACCGGGGACGACAAGGCCAACCTCGTCGTCTCGCTCCTGTCCCGCACGGAGTTCGGCGTCCCGCGCGTCGTCGCCCGGGTGAACAACCCGAAGAACGAGTGGCTGTTCGACTCGGCGTGGGGCGTGGACGTCCAGGTGTCCACGCCGCGGATCATGACGGCGCTCGTCGAGGAGGCGGTGACCGTCGGGGACCTCGTGCGGATCTTCAGCTTCCAGGGCTCGGGCACGAGCCTGCACGAGGTGACCCTCGCCGCGGAGTCCCCCGTCGCCGGTCGCACGGTGCGCGACGTCGTGTGGGGGCCGGGCTGCTTCCTGTCCGCGATCATCCGCGGCGGTGAGCCGCTGCCCCCGGACCCCGACGAGCAGCTCGTCGCCGGGGACCGGCTGGTCCTCGTGCTCAGTGAGCGGGCTGATCAGGCGTCGCTGCAGGCGCTGGTCGCTCCCGCACCAGCAGCCAGGTGA
- a CDS encoding DUF3159 domain-containing protein — translation MTSPDQDAAPEAQGAAPEAQSAADAVARSRMSQLAGEDFSLAEAIGGVRGLVESVAPGLVFVVVYLVSGHQLAAPIIASLAVAVVLVVARLVGGTPVTQALGGVVGVLIGVVWAWRSGQAQDYFAFGLWTNAAYAAALLVSVIVRWPVVGVVVALLRQEGFGWRTDPDQRPRLRRYTAATWLWIALFVARLAVQVPLYLDAATAWLGTARLVMGVPLWALALWVTWLLVRERPAPAATPDQPAH, via the coding sequence ATGACCAGCCCAGACCAGGACGCCGCGCCCGAGGCGCAGGGCGCCGCGCCCGAGGCGCAGAGCGCCGCCGACGCGGTCGCCCGCTCCCGCATGAGCCAGCTCGCGGGGGAGGACTTCTCCCTCGCCGAGGCGATCGGCGGGGTCCGCGGGCTCGTCGAGTCCGTCGCGCCGGGCCTCGTCTTCGTCGTCGTCTACCTCGTCTCGGGGCACCAGCTCGCAGCGCCGATCATCGCCTCGCTAGCCGTGGCGGTCGTGCTCGTCGTCGCCCGGCTCGTCGGCGGGACGCCGGTCACCCAGGCGCTCGGCGGGGTGGTCGGCGTGCTCATCGGCGTCGTGTGGGCGTGGCGCTCGGGCCAGGCGCAGGACTACTTCGCCTTCGGGCTGTGGACCAACGCGGCCTACGCGGCCGCGCTCCTGGTCAGCGTGATCGTGCGCTGGCCGGTCGTCGGGGTCGTCGTCGCGCTGCTCCGCCAGGAGGGCTTCGGGTGGCGCACCGACCCGGACCAGCGGCCGCGGCTGCGCCGCTACACCGCCGCGACGTGGCTGTGGATCGCCCTGTTCGTCGCACGCCTGGCCGTCCAGGTGCCGCTGTACCTCGACGCCGCGACAGCGTGGCTCGGCACCGCCCGCCTCGTCATGGGCGTGCCGCTGTGGGCGCTGGCGCTGTGGGTCACCTGGCTGCTGGTGCGGGAGCGACCAGCGCCTGCAGCGACGCCTGATCAGCCCGCTCACTGA
- a CDS encoding OB-fold nucleic acid binding domain-containing protein: MTRSVAEARPRERIEVGGVVVALTHRPSSEPPGLVARLDDGTGEIDLVWLGRREVPGITPGRRLVAEGMVCTGALRPTIFNPAYRLLREDTP; the protein is encoded by the coding sequence GTGACCCGGTCCGTGGCCGAGGCCCGCCCGCGCGAGCGCATCGAGGTGGGCGGCGTCGTCGTCGCCCTCACCCACCGTCCGTCGTCCGAGCCACCCGGCCTCGTCGCGCGCCTCGACGACGGCACCGGGGAGATCGACCTCGTGTGGCTCGGCCGGCGCGAGGTGCCCGGCATCACGCCGGGCCGTCGTCTCGTCGCCGAGGGCATGGTCTGCACCGGGGCCCTGCGTCCCACGATCTTCAACCCCGCCTACCGGCTCCTTCGCGAGGACACCCCATGA
- a CDS encoding DUF3710 domain-containing protein translates to MGLFSRRRKADQEPEQVDPTAQEEVAEERPRPERGPWDVADMPELGQRIDLGTLRVPARPNLKVRMELDKRTRQIVAVSLSVPGSALQVQAFAAPRSGGLWEELRPELTASVEKQGGTADEVDGPFGREILARLPVTTQDGRMGHRPARFVGVDGSRWFLRGVISGRAAIDPDAAKELEDLFADVVVVRGQEARPPRDVLTLQMPGKAVAAEATPEPAETTSFDPLTRGPEITEIR, encoded by the coding sequence ATGGGGCTCTTCTCACGACGCCGCAAGGCTGACCAGGAGCCGGAGCAGGTGGACCCCACCGCGCAGGAGGAGGTGGCCGAGGAGCGGCCGCGTCCGGAGCGCGGGCCCTGGGACGTCGCCGACATGCCCGAGCTCGGCCAGCGGATCGACCTCGGCACCCTGCGCGTGCCCGCCCGCCCGAACCTCAAGGTGCGTATGGAGCTCGACAAGCGCACCCGCCAGATCGTCGCGGTCAGCCTCTCCGTGCCCGGCTCGGCCCTTCAGGTCCAGGCCTTCGCCGCGCCGCGCTCCGGCGGGCTGTGGGAGGAGCTGCGCCCCGAGCTGACCGCCTCGGTGGAGAAGCAGGGCGGCACCGCCGACGAGGTCGACGGCCCGTTCGGCCGCGAGATCCTCGCCCGCCTCCCCGTGACGACCCAGGACGGGCGCATGGGTCACCGCCCGGCGCGCTTCGTCGGGGTCGACGGCTCGCGCTGGTTCCTGCGCGGCGTCATCAGCGGCCGCGCCGCGATCGACCCCGACGCCGCCAAGGAGCTCGAGGACCTCTTCGCCGACGTCGTCGTCGTCCGCGGGCAGGAGGCGCGCCCGCCGCGCGACGTCCTCACCCTGCAGATGCCGGGCAAGGCTGTCGCCGCCGAGGCCACCCCCGAGCCTGCCGAGACGACGTCCTTCGACCCGCTGACCCGCGGGCCGGAGATCACCGAGATCCGCTGA
- the dut gene encoding dUTP diphosphatase, with protein MTDIVDVPLLKLDPDLPSPSYAHPGDAGADLYARHDVELGPGERAVVPTGVAIALPEGWAAFVHPRSGLAARHGVTVVNAPGTVDAGFRGEIHVILLNTDLRQPVRLARGDRIAQLVLQRVAQARFTEVQDLSESARGTGGLGSTGGWKTAGAGGED; from the coding sequence GTGACTGACATCGTCGACGTCCCGCTGCTCAAGCTCGACCCTGACCTGCCGAGCCCGTCCTACGCGCACCCCGGCGACGCCGGCGCCGACCTCTACGCGCGCCACGACGTCGAGCTCGGCCCGGGGGAGCGGGCGGTGGTCCCCACCGGGGTGGCCATCGCGCTGCCCGAGGGCTGGGCGGCGTTCGTCCACCCCCGTTCCGGACTGGCTGCCCGTCACGGGGTCACTGTCGTCAACGCTCCGGGTACCGTTGATGCAGGGTTCCGCGGTGAGATCCATGTGATCCTGCTCAACACCGACCTGCGGCAGCCGGTCCGCCTCGCACGTGGCGACCGGATCGCCCAGCTGGTCCTCCAGCGTGTTGCGCAGGCACGGTTCACCGAGGTGCAGGACCTGTCCGAGTCGGCCCGCGGCACGGGCGGTCTGGGTTCGACAGGCGGTTGGAAGACCGCCGGAGCAGGAGGCGAGGACTGA
- a CDS encoding DUF3093 domain-containing protein, with product MDSVIFRERLWPRPVNLVLGVLSGLAVGAVVWPLNETGGYVVGALAALGIVLALLVTSPLVLVDLGSPEEGEGPTLTAGRAHIGAEHLGITERLDAERMVAVMGPEADARAYVCQRPWVRQGVRVAVTDPRDPAPYWLVASRHPERLAAALGRAGQAAHSEQTSWPPSS from the coding sequence GTGGACTCCGTCATCTTTCGTGAGCGGCTGTGGCCGCGCCCGGTCAACCTCGTCCTGGGGGTGCTCTCCGGCCTCGCCGTCGGAGCGGTCGTCTGGCCGCTGAACGAGACCGGCGGGTACGTCGTCGGCGCGCTCGCCGCGCTCGGCATCGTGCTCGCCCTCCTCGTGACCTCGCCGCTGGTCCTCGTCGACCTCGGCAGCCCGGAGGAGGGTGAGGGACCGACCCTCACCGCGGGCCGGGCACACATCGGCGCCGAGCACCTCGGGATCACCGAGAGGCTCGACGCCGAGAGGATGGTCGCGGTCATGGGGCCGGAGGCCGATGCCCGCGCCTATGTCTGCCAGCGCCCGTGGGTGCGGCAGGGGGTGCGCGTGGCCGTCACCGACCCGCGTGACCCGGCGCCGTACTGGCTCGTGGCCAGCCGGCACCCGGAGCGGCTCGCGGCCGCCCTGGGTCGGGCAGGTCAGGCAGCGCACTCCGAGCAGACGAGCTGGCCGCCGTCCTCGTAG
- a CDS encoding DUF4193 domain-containing protein, with the protein MATDYDAPRKNEEDLSEDSIEELKARRAEKASPSVDEDEAEAAEGFELPGADLSNEELSVRVLPRQADEFTCSRCFLVHHRSQLAYEDGGQLVCSECAA; encoded by the coding sequence ATGGCGACCGACTACGACGCGCCTCGTAAGAACGAGGAGGACCTCTCCGAGGACTCGATCGAGGAGCTGAAGGCCCGTCGGGCCGAGAAGGCCTCACCCTCGGTCGACGAGGACGAGGCGGAGGCAGCCGAGGGCTTCGAGCTCCCCGGTGCTGACCTCAGCAACGAGGAGCTCTCGGTTCGAGTGCTGCCCCGTCAGGCAGACGAGTTCACCTGCTCGCGCTGCTTCCTCGTCCACCACCGCAGCCAGCTCGCCTACGAGGACGGCGGCCAGCTCGTCTGCTCGGAGTGCGCTGCCTGA
- a CDS encoding inositol monophosphatase family protein, with translation MTDAPDNAELMRTAELVAREAGDLIRSAVTVSVAATKSSGVDLVTEVDQAAEALIRRRLAELRPEDGVLGEEEGRHEGTSGLVWVVDPIDGTTNFVYGLPSYSVSVAVARADDEDPYAWTLLAGAVHAPATGRTWTAGRGIGAYAESERLTVAGAASLDTALAGTGFAYTAERRAGQARVLTEVLPRVRDIRRLGSAAVDLCLVAEGRLDVFFEQYLNPWDMAAGALTVTEAGGVVERLGTGVNAVTVAGPPALVADLVGVLRPLLD, from the coding sequence ATGACCGACGCCCCCGACAACGCCGAGCTCATGAGGACGGCCGAGCTGGTCGCCCGGGAGGCCGGTGACCTCATCCGCTCCGCGGTGACCGTCTCGGTCGCCGCGACGAAGAGCAGCGGTGTGGATCTGGTCACCGAGGTGGACCAGGCGGCCGAGGCGCTCATCCGCCGCCGGCTCGCCGAGCTGCGCCCCGAGGACGGCGTGCTCGGGGAGGAGGAGGGCCGCCACGAGGGCACCTCCGGGCTGGTGTGGGTCGTCGACCCGATCGACGGCACGACGAACTTCGTCTACGGACTGCCGAGCTACTCGGTGAGCGTGGCGGTGGCCCGCGCCGACGACGAGGACCCCTACGCGTGGACGCTGCTCGCCGGCGCCGTCCACGCACCGGCCACCGGCCGGACGTGGACCGCCGGGCGCGGGATCGGGGCGTACGCCGAGAGCGAACGTCTCACCGTGGCGGGGGCGGCGAGCCTCGACACCGCCCTCGCCGGGACCGGCTTCGCCTACACGGCCGAGCGGCGCGCAGGGCAGGCGCGCGTCCTCACCGAGGTGCTCCCGCGGGTGCGCGACATCCGCCGGCTCGGGTCCGCCGCGGTCGACCTCTGCCTGGTCGCCGAAGGCCGTCTCGACGTGTTCTTCGAGCAGTACCTCAACCCGTGGGACATGGCCGCGGGTGCCCTGACGGTGACCGAGGCGGGCGGCGTCGTCGAGCGCCTGGGCACGGGTGTGAATGCCGTCACGGTGGCCGGCCCGCCCGCGCTCGTCGCGGACCTCGTCGGGGTCCTGAGGCCGCTGCTCGACTGA
- the sepH gene encoding septation protein SepH, translating into MLELELVGLHSDGERLTLSGPDGQRYTLLVDDALRAAVRRDRPQLEQIRANGGLRPKEIQARIRAGASAQEVAEAAGLPVEHVQRYEGPVLAERSWVVEQARRFTVGRAEDSPRLGDLVLDRLATRGVRAPEIEWDAVRGQDRAWELVARFTAGDKHREARWEVDMAARSTHAIDDEARWLSETDVAPASPSRRHLVPVRLYDVEADGDLGPALEALDADLSEPEDLGFGALPAVSTDDLLAELRASRGTRPELDLEAVEDDEDWDLPPAAHPPASRPHEAVDAQVLPLPRDIRPAAVPAPSASADERTAPAQPTPSSEQQTARTGPRATPGEQETKEQPRRRSSRGRRASVPSWDEIVFGAKPE; encoded by the coding sequence ATGCTAGAGCTCGAACTCGTCGGGCTGCACAGCGACGGTGAGCGACTCACGCTCTCCGGGCCGGACGGCCAGCGCTACACGCTGCTGGTCGACGACGCGCTGCGCGCTGCCGTCCGACGTGACCGGCCGCAGCTCGAGCAGATCCGCGCGAACGGTGGGCTGCGGCCCAAGGAGATCCAGGCGCGCATCCGCGCCGGTGCCTCCGCCCAGGAGGTGGCCGAGGCCGCGGGCCTGCCGGTCGAGCACGTCCAGCGCTACGAGGGTCCCGTGCTCGCCGAGCGGTCCTGGGTGGTCGAGCAGGCCCGCCGGTTCACGGTGGGACGAGCCGAGGACTCCCCCAGGCTCGGCGACCTCGTGCTCGACCGGCTCGCCACCCGCGGGGTGCGCGCGCCGGAGATCGAGTGGGACGCCGTCCGCGGCCAGGACCGCGCCTGGGAGCTCGTCGCCCGCTTCACCGCCGGCGACAAGCACCGGGAGGCGCGCTGGGAGGTCGACATGGCCGCCCGCTCCACCCACGCCATCGACGACGAGGCACGCTGGCTGTCGGAGACCGACGTCGCCCCCGCCTCCCCCTCCCGCCGCCACCTCGTGCCCGTCCGGCTCTACGACGTCGAGGCCGACGGGGACCTCGGGCCCGCGCTCGAGGCGCTCGACGCGGACCTCTCCGAGCCGGAGGACCTCGGTTTCGGAGCGCTGCCCGCCGTGAGCACCGACGACCTCCTCGCCGAGCTGCGCGCCTCGCGCGGCACCCGCCCCGAGCTCGACCTCGAGGCGGTCGAGGACGACGAGGACTGGGACCTGCCGCCCGCGGCGCACCCGCCGGCCTCCCGGCCGCACGAGGCGGTCGACGCCCAGGTGCTGCCGCTCCCCCGCGACATCCGCCCGGCCGCCGTCCCGGCACCGAGCGCCTCCGCCGACGAGCGCACCGCCCCCGCGCAGCCGACGCCGTCCTCCGAGCAGCAGACCGCTCGCACCGGCCCCCGCGCGACGCCCGGTGAGCAGGAGACCAAGGAGCAGCCGAGGCGCCGCTCCAGCCGTGGTCGCCGGGCGAGCGTCCCGAGCTGGGACGAGATCGTCTTCGGCGCGAAGCCGGAGTAG
- a CDS encoding thymidine kinase, with amino-acid sequence MAELVFFAGTMDSGKSTLALQMDYNHRRRGLQGLIFSRNDRAGTGKLSSRLGLQVSAVEADDTTDFWQEVVNRRTRGERVDYLVCDEAQFYGAEQVEQLARLVDEMNLNVFAFGITTDFRTRLFPGSARLVELADRVEQLQVETLCWCGRRATHNARTIGGRMVTEGEQVVVGDTVAEERAEGAVGYEVLCRRHHSRRMTSASAHAVELSPGTLQLG; translated from the coding sequence ATGGCCGAGCTCGTCTTCTTCGCCGGGACCATGGACTCCGGCAAGTCCACCCTCGCCCTCCAGATGGACTACAACCACCGGCGCCGCGGCCTGCAGGGGCTGATCTTCAGCCGCAACGACCGCGCCGGCACCGGGAAGCTCTCCTCCCGACTCGGCCTGCAGGTGAGCGCGGTCGAGGCCGACGACACCACCGACTTCTGGCAGGAGGTCGTCAACCGCCGCACGCGGGGCGAACGGGTGGACTACCTCGTGTGCGACGAGGCGCAGTTCTACGGCGCCGAGCAGGTCGAGCAGCTCGCCCGGCTCGTCGACGAGATGAACCTCAACGTCTTCGCCTTCGGCATCACCACCGACTTCCGCACCCGGCTCTTCCCGGGCTCCGCGCGGCTCGTCGAGCTCGCCGACCGGGTCGAGCAGCTCCAGGTCGAGACCCTGTGCTGGTGCGGACGGCGCGCCACGCACAACGCCCGCACGATCGGGGGCCGGATGGTCACCGAGGGCGAGCAGGTCGTCGTCGGTGACACGGTCGCCGAGGAGCGCGCGGAGGGCGCCGTCGGCTACGAGGTGCTGTGTCGACGGCACCACTCCCGGCGGATGACCTCCGCCTCGGCGCACGCCGTCGAGCTCAGCCCGGGCACCCTGCAGCTCGGCTGA
- a CDS encoding alkaline phosphatase family protein has protein sequence MTQPPPDLRMPDYEGGSLRAVLPAALDAIGAPTSSSGHDSASDRAALGLPEARKVCLVLVDGLGAHMLAERGGHAPFLRSHLPSSLTLTCGYPSTTAASLTMFGTGSCPGQTGMLGYTVRNDADGSLLNLVTWEEATISPREWQPQPTLVERLGVDSWGQRVASVGPARFVGSGLTEAALRGPRFVAADSLADRVDAASSLLRDRGTDLVYLYWGDVDKMGHHHGWGSWQWGEAVELLDSEISRLRRQLPAGTLLLVTADHGMVDLRPDSRIDVAATPELDRDVVLIAGEPRAVHVHTEPGTAPAVADRWRDVLEDTAWVLLREEAEEIGLFGPLSERHRATVGDVVVATRGLRAVVDSRTQTPSSIALVGVHGSLTPAELEIPLLRVEV, from the coding sequence GTGACGCAGCCGCCCCCCGACCTGCGCATGCCGGACTACGAGGGCGGCAGTCTGCGCGCGGTGCTTCCCGCCGCACTGGACGCCATCGGCGCCCCGACGTCGTCCTCAGGGCACGACTCGGCGAGCGACCGGGCGGCCCTCGGGCTGCCCGAGGCGCGCAAGGTGTGCCTCGTCCTCGTCGACGGCCTCGGCGCCCACATGCTCGCCGAGCGCGGTGGCCACGCGCCCTTCCTGCGCTCCCACCTGCCGAGCTCGCTCACCCTCACGTGCGGCTACCCCTCGACGACGGCGGCCAGCCTCACGATGTTCGGGACCGGCTCCTGCCCGGGGCAGACCGGCATGCTCGGCTACACGGTGCGCAACGACGCCGACGGCTCCCTGCTCAACCTCGTGACCTGGGAGGAGGCGACGATCAGCCCGCGCGAGTGGCAGCCGCAGCCGACGCTCGTCGAGCGGCTCGGCGTCGACTCGTGGGGCCAGCGCGTCGCCAGCGTCGGCCCGGCCCGGTTCGTCGGGTCCGGCCTCACCGAGGCCGCGCTGCGCGGGCCCCGGTTCGTCGCCGCCGACTCCCTCGCCGACCGGGTCGACGCGGCGAGCTCGCTGCTGCGCGACCGCGGCACCGACCTCGTCTACCTCTACTGGGGCGACGTCGACAAGATGGGCCACCACCACGGCTGGGGGTCCTGGCAGTGGGGTGAGGCGGTCGAGCTCCTCGACTCCGAGATCTCCCGGCTCCGGCGCCAGCTGCCCGCCGGCACACTCCTGCTCGTCACGGCCGACCACGGCATGGTCGACCTGCGGCCGGACTCCCGGATCGACGTCGCGGCGACGCCCGAGCTCGACCGCGACGTCGTCCTCATCGCCGGGGAGCCGCGCGCCGTCCACGTCCACACGGAGCCGGGCACGGCGCCTGCCGTCGCCGATCGCTGGCGCGACGTCCTGGAGGACACCGCGTGGGTGCTGCTGCGGGAGGAGGCCGAGGAGATCGGTCTCTTCGGCCCGCTGAGCGAGCGCCACCGGGCCACCGTCGGGGACGTCGTCGTCGCCACCCGGGGACTGCGCGCCGTCGTCGACTCGCGGACCCAGACGCCCTCGTCGATCGCCCTCGTCGGTGTGCACGGCTCACTCACCCCCGCCGAGCTGGAGATCCCGCTGCTTCGGGTGGAGGTCTGA
- a CDS encoding DUF5998 family protein — MDRRNVRNDLQAQLGADLDRAGYYPRLVQGVLDIALAGEEVRAYLVHPETTFDSREVRRHLTALALTPTRLVMAHVDDVPGEDVPSAAATTEAVPLGRIASVALTHGVSDPASTHGGMRSDELTIAVTWGGAQQVDLAPAGCSDPECDADHGYTGLLTPEDVVVRVSAQAEGDKALEQALGFARALSVATVSAT; from the coding sequence GTGGACCGCCGCAACGTGAGGAACGACCTGCAGGCCCAGCTGGGCGCCGACCTGGACCGCGCCGGATACTACCCCCGGCTCGTCCAGGGCGTGCTCGACATCGCCCTGGCCGGTGAGGAGGTCCGCGCCTACCTCGTCCACCCGGAGACGACCTTCGACTCCCGCGAGGTGCGCCGCCACCTCACCGCGCTCGCGCTCACCCCGACGCGCCTGGTCATGGCGCACGTCGACGACGTCCCGGGTGAGGACGTGCCCTCCGCGGCGGCGACGACCGAGGCCGTGCCGCTCGGCCGCATCGCCTCGGTCGCCCTCACCCACGGCGTGAGCGACCCCGCGAGCACCCACGGCGGGATGCGCTCGGACGAGCTGACGATCGCCGTGACGTGGGGCGGCGCGCAGCAGGTCGACCTCGCGCCGGCCGGCTGCTCCGACCCCGAGTGCGACGCCGACCACGGCTACACCGGTCTGCTCACCCCCGAGGACGTCGTCGTGCGGGTCAGCGCGCAGGCCGAGGGCGACAAGGCGCTGGAGCAGGCGCTCGGCTTCGCCCGCGCCCTGTCCGTCGCGACGGTGTCGGCGACGTGA